One stretch of Argiope bruennichi chromosome 3, qqArgBrue1.1, whole genome shotgun sequence DNA includes these proteins:
- the LOC129964265 gene encoding carbohydrate sulfotransferase 11-like, whose translation MIRFRSMISITRYRLYVFLIIVAVLAPFYIALSRFQDELSNQLKETKTDFYKAEIEQKRRKRLVDKTCQFLKINQTIEDIPPSYLDHFIVDDTHKLIYCFVPKVACTNWKRILLSLRNSEAKDPLSIAGNETHQANVFKTLNQFTPEEIKTKLRDYWKFFFARHPYERILSAYRNKFEDSYVDYFRKRFGTEIIKKFRIKPSKESLEKGHDVKFAEFINYIVSLKVNDWKKQFNEHWRPVFDLCFPCHVDYDFIGKYETLEDDANYILKKTGISKYVKFPERVQSYKKQPTKDVMQTYYRNLSTNLHRKLFEIYKEDFTLFEYDLMYL comes from the exons atgattcgttttcGTAGCATGATTTCGATAACTCGATATCGTTTATATGTGTTTTTAATTATAGTTGCTGTATTAGCGCCTTTTTATATTGCATTGTCGCGTTTTCaag atgAATTGAGTAACCAacttaaagaaacaaaaactgAC tttTATAAAGCTGAAATTGAACAGAAGCGTAGAAAAAGACTTGTTGACAAAACATGtcaatttttgaagataaatcaAACTATTGAAGATATTCCACCTTCATATTTGGACCATTTTATAGTTGATGATACTCACAAGTTAATATACTGTTTTGTACCAAAG gTAGCATGCACGAATTGGAAGCGTATTTTGTTATCACTTCGAAATTCTGAGGCCAAAGATCCTTTATCTATTGCTGGTAATGAAACTCATCAGGCAAATGTGTTCAAAACTCTTAACCAGTTTACTCCTgaagaaatcaaaacaaaacttaGGGACTACTGGAAATTCTTTTTTGCACGACATCCATATGAAAGGATATTATCTgcttacagaaataaatttgaagacaGTTATGTAGATTATTTCAGAAAACGTTTTGGTACGGAAATTATCAAAAAGTTTCGTATTAAGCCATCTAAAGAATCATTAGAAAAAGGGCATGATGTTAAGTTTGCAGAATTCATTAACTATATTGTTAGTCTTAAAGTAAATGACTGGAAAAAGCAATTTAATGAACATTGGAGGCCAGTATTTGATTTGTGTTTTCCATGTCATGTTGACTATgactttattggaaagtatgaAACGTTAGAAGATGATGCCAATTACATACTTAAAAAAACTGGTATTTCAAAGTATGTTAAATTCCCTGAGAGGGTCCAAAGTTACAAAAAGCAACCTACAAAAGATGTAATGCAGACTTATTATcggaatttgtcaacaaatttaCATAGGAAGCTATTCGAAATTTATAAAGAAGATTTTACTCTTTTTGAATATGATTTGATGTATTTATGA